Proteins encoded by one window of Pseudomonas sp. LS44:
- a CDS encoding TetR/AcrR family transcriptional regulator: MNDLASPTQERSKQALERFLNVAAELLANNTFEETSISQITKLAKSSVGTFYRLLGDKDVLLYAVHDRFVEECETAIDQAIELILQSDLDAKKQIESVIHTLIELFRNREGLLRALIRRSSVDLKFRQRFHGLNAYIANAFCRIALAHLLTIQHPNPTQAIDMVAHLLLASLNYYTMTGSLGVTAEEDIPTELSRLLLNYLEVSSTN, from the coding sequence ATGAACGACCTCGCCAGCCCCACGCAAGAGCGCAGTAAGCAGGCCCTTGAGCGCTTTCTCAATGTGGCGGCAGAACTGCTGGCTAATAACACCTTCGAAGAAACCAGCATTTCCCAGATCACCAAACTTGCGAAATCTTCGGTAGGAACTTTTTACCGATTGCTCGGCGACAAAGATGTTTTGCTCTATGCCGTTCATGATCGCTTTGTTGAGGAATGCGAAACAGCCATCGATCAGGCGATCGAACTGATACTGCAAAGCGATCTTGACGCCAAAAAACAGATAGAAAGTGTTATCCACACGCTGATCGAACTCTTCCGTAATCGTGAAGGCCTGCTCCGTGCCTTGATCCGCCGCAGCTCGGTAGACCTTAAGTTCCGCCAACGCTTCCATGGGTTGAACGCCTATATCGCCAACGCTTTCTGTCGCATTGCCTTGGCCCATCTGCTGACGATCCAACACCCAAACCCCACCCAGGCAATCGATATGGTTGCGCATTTACTACTGGCGAGTTTGAACTACTACACCATGACGGGAAGTTTAGGCGTAACAGCCGAAGAAGATATCCCGACCGAACTGTCACGCCTGTTATTGAACTACCTAGAAGTCTCCAGCACTAATTAA
- a CDS encoding acetyl-CoA hydrolase/transferase family protein has translation MYQDRVRLPSLLSKLMSAADAAALIEDGMTVGMSGFTRAGEAKAVPQALAERAKHSPLQISLMTGASLGNDLDKHLTEAGVLARRMPFQVDSTLRKAINEGSVMFIDQHLSETVEQLRNHQLKKPDIAVIEAVAITEQGHIVPTTSVGNSASFAIFAERVIVEINLAHNPNLEGLHDIYIPTYRPTRTPIPLTRVDDRIGSSAIPIPIPAEKIVAIVINDQADSASTVLPPDAETQAIADHLIDFFKAEVAAGRMDNSLGPLQAGIGSIANAVMCGLIESPFDNLTMYSEVLQDSTFDLIDAGKLRFASGSSITLSGRRNADVFGNLEQYKDKLVLRPQEISNHPEVVRRLGIIGINTALEFDLYGNVNSTHVGGTKMMNGIGGSGDFARNAHLAIFVTKSIAKAGAISSVVPMVSHVDHTEHDVDILVTEQGLADLRGLAPRERARAIINNCVHPDFRGPLNDYFARACAKGGHTPHLLREAMAWHINLEETGRMLAS, from the coding sequence GTGTACCAAGATCGCGTGCGTCTGCCCTCCCTGCTGAGCAAACTGATGAGTGCGGCCGACGCCGCGGCCCTGATCGAGGACGGCATGACCGTCGGCATGAGCGGCTTCACTCGCGCCGGCGAAGCCAAGGCGGTGCCGCAGGCGCTGGCTGAACGCGCCAAGCACAGCCCACTGCAGATCAGTCTGATGACCGGCGCCAGCCTCGGCAACGACCTCGACAAACATCTCACCGAAGCCGGCGTGCTGGCCCGGCGCATGCCGTTCCAGGTCGACAGCACGCTGCGCAAGGCGATCAACGAGGGTTCGGTGATGTTCATCGATCAGCATCTCTCGGAGACGGTCGAGCAGCTGCGCAACCACCAGCTGAAGAAGCCCGACATCGCGGTGATCGAAGCAGTGGCGATCACCGAGCAGGGCCACATCGTGCCGACCACCTCGGTGGGCAACTCGGCCAGCTTCGCGATCTTCGCCGAGCGGGTGATCGTCGAGATCAACCTGGCGCACAACCCCAACCTGGAAGGCCTGCACGACATCTACATCCCCACCTACCGGCCGACGCGCACGCCGATTCCGCTGACCCGCGTCGACGACCGCATCGGCAGCTCGGCGATCCCGATTCCGATTCCGGCCGAGAAGATCGTCGCCATCGTCATCAACGACCAGGCCGACTCGGCGTCCACCGTGCTGCCGCCGGACGCCGAGACTCAGGCGATCGCCGATCACCTGATCGATTTCTTCAAGGCCGAAGTCGCCGCCGGGCGCATGGACAACAGCCTCGGCCCACTGCAGGCCGGCATCGGCAGCATCGCCAACGCGGTGATGTGCGGGCTGATCGAGTCGCCGTTCGACAACCTGACCATGTACTCGGAAGTGCTGCAGGATTCGACCTTCGACCTGATCGACGCCGGCAAGCTGCGCTTCGCCTCGGGCAGCTCGATCACCTTGTCCGGGCGGCGCAACGCCGACGTGTTCGGCAACCTCGAGCAGTACAAGGACAAGCTGGTGCTGCGCCCGCAGGAGATCTCCAACCACCCCGAGGTGGTCCGCCGCCTGGGCATCATCGGCATCAACACCGCGCTGGAGTTCGACCTCTACGGCAACGTCAACTCCACCCACGTCGGCGGCACCAAGATGATGAACGGTATCGGCGGCTCCGGCGACTTCGCCCGCAACGCGCACCTGGCGATCTTCGTCACCAAGTCGATCGCCAAAGCCGGGGCGATTTCCAGCGTGGTGCCGATGGTCAGCCACGTCGACCACACCGAGCACGACGTCGACATCCTGGTCACCGAACAGGGTCTCGCCGACCTGCGCGGCCTGGCGCCGCGCGAGCGTGCCCGAGCGATCATCAACAACTGCGTGCACCCGGACTTCCGCGGCCCGCTCAACGACTACTTCGCCCGCGCCTGCGCCAAGGGCGGCCACACCCCGCACCTGCTGCGCGAAGCCATGGCCTGGCACATCAATCTGGAAGAAACCGGGCGCATGCTGGCCAGCTGA
- a CDS encoding NAD(P)(+) transhydrogenase (Re/Si-specific) subunit beta, producing MSMNLITVLYLIASICFIQALKGLSHPTTSRRGNLFGMIGMGIAVVTTLFLVFKLAAQLGEGGNTAAGLGYVLVGLLVGGTAGSIMAKRVEMTKMPELVAFMHSMIGLAAVFIAIAAVVEPQSLGIVKQLGDAIPAGNRLELFLGAAIGAITFSGSVIAFGKLSGKYKFRLFQGAPVQFKGQHKLNLLVGLAIIGLGLYFTFTGNLTAFAVLVALAFVIGVLIIIPIGGADMPVVVSMLNSYSGWAAAGIGFSLNNSMLIIAGSLVGSSGAILSYIMCKAMNRSFFNVILGGFGGATEAAGPAGDKEARPVKSGSSDDAAFLLTNADTVIIVPGYGLAVARAQHALMELAEKLTHRGVTVKYAIHPVAGRMPGHMNVLLAEAEVPYEQVFEMEDINSEFGQADVVLVLGANDVVNPAAKNDPKSPIAGMPILEAYKAKTVIVNKRSMASGYAGLDNELFYLDKTMMVFGDAKKVIEDMVKAVD from the coding sequence ATGAGCATGAATCTGATCACTGTTCTCTACCTGATCGCTTCGATCTGCTTCATCCAGGCCCTCAAAGGCCTGTCGCACCCGACCACCTCGCGCCGCGGCAACCTGTTCGGCATGATCGGTATGGGCATCGCGGTCGTGACCACGCTGTTCCTGGTGTTCAAGCTGGCGGCACAGCTCGGTGAAGGCGGCAATACTGCTGCCGGTCTGGGCTACGTGCTGGTTGGCCTGCTGGTCGGCGGCACTGCCGGTTCGATCATGGCCAAGCGCGTCGAAATGACCAAGATGCCTGAGTTGGTGGCCTTCATGCACAGCATGATCGGTCTGGCCGCGGTGTTCATCGCCATTGCCGCCGTGGTTGAGCCGCAGTCGCTGGGTATCGTCAAGCAACTCGGCGACGCCATCCCGGCGGGTAACCGTCTGGAGCTGTTCCTCGGCGCGGCCATCGGTGCCATCACCTTCTCCGGTTCGGTGATCGCCTTCGGCAAGCTGTCCGGCAAGTACAAGTTCCGCCTGTTCCAGGGCGCGCCGGTGCAGTTCAAGGGCCAGCACAAGCTGAACCTGCTGGTCGGCCTGGCCATCATCGGCCTGGGTCTGTACTTCACCTTCACCGGCAACCTCACCGCCTTCGCGGTGCTGGTAGCGCTGGCGTTCGTGATCGGCGTGCTGATCATCATCCCGATCGGCGGCGCCGACATGCCGGTCGTGGTGTCGATGCTCAACAGCTACTCGGGCTGGGCGGCCGCCGGTATCGGCTTCTCGCTGAACAACTCGATGCTGATCATCGCCGGTTCGCTGGTTGGTTCTTCGGGTGCGATCCTCTCCTACATCATGTGTAAGGCGATGAACCGCTCGTTCTTCAACGTCATCCTCGGTGGCTTCGGTGGTGCGACTGAGGCAGCCGGCCCGGCTGGCGACAAAGAAGCACGTCCGGTGAAGTCCGGTTCGTCCGACGACGCCGCGTTCCTGCTGACCAACGCCGACACCGTGATCATCGTTCCTGGCTACGGCCTGGCGGTGGCCCGTGCTCAGCACGCGCTGATGGAGCTGGCTGAAAAGCTGACTCACCGCGGCGTGACCGTGAAGTACGCGATCCACCCGGTAGCCGGTCGTATGCCTGGCCACATGAACGTGCTGCTCGCCGAGGCCGAAGTGCCGTACGAGCAAGTGTTCGAGATGGAAGACATCAACTCCGAGTTCGGCCAGGCCGACGTGGTGCTGGTGCTCGGTGCCAACGACGTGGTCAACCCGGCCGCGAAGAACGATCCGAAGTCGCCGATCGCCGGCATGCCGATCCTCGAGGCTTACAAAGCCAAGACCGTGATCGTCAACAAGCGTTCGATGGCCAGCGGTTACGCCGGCCTGGACAACGAACTGTTCTACCTCGACAAGACCATGATGGTGTTTGGCGACGCCAAGAAGGTCATCGAGGACATGGTCAAGGCCGTCGATTAA
- a CDS encoding DUF1302 domain-containing protein, translating to MVKQGKSLGVIAAALLALLPATQSLAFQVRSGDWTTSLDTTLSYGVSYRMEGQDDKLIARANGGTGSNSGLINSDDGNLNLRKGDLFSEVVKAVSEMDLRYQDRFGLFVRGRAFYDFELKDDDRRHREISSEGLDEAGSSADLLDAFVYGSWTLDERALNARLGRQVINWGEGLFYQNGIGATNPVDINALRAPGSEIKEAFMPTFMISGSYELRDNLTVEGYWQPGWAWEASKIDPCGTYFSTLDVIGEGCDYLSVAPLQEPLVGGRAFDNPQQAQNFVNGLSPGVVNNLLKGYLPTTFIPRSSDIDADSAAQYGASLRWFVPQLNDTELGLYYLRYNMQVPMIGLTVGRPTRLPVVGVLPVASTSNYYAEYLEKRDLYGISFNTSIDGDNIFNGLSLAGELSFRPDTPIALGLGEYLPTALLGNLAGMPVGTRLDGYREKDMFQASLSAIYSFNGLLGSNSAQLLSEVVGSRVQGLESDIDYYEATSSAYGAQASLQLTYSNVFNLVNLVPSVSYQYSINGVAPQLTNGLDEEAQSYSLGIDAIYQESMTVGAKYIGYSGGGLSNKRTDRDYLSLNIKYSF from the coding sequence GTGGTTAAACAAGGGAAAAGCCTTGGCGTTATCGCCGCGGCACTACTCGCCTTACTGCCGGCGACTCAATCATTAGCGTTTCAGGTGCGTTCAGGCGACTGGACTACTTCGCTGGATACCACGTTGTCCTATGGCGTCAGCTATCGCATGGAGGGGCAGGACGACAAGCTGATCGCCCGTGCCAACGGCGGTACGGGCAGCAACTCCGGATTGATCAACTCGGATGATGGCAACCTCAACCTCCGCAAAGGGGATCTGTTCTCTGAAGTGGTCAAAGCCGTGTCCGAGATGGATCTGCGCTACCAGGACCGGTTCGGTTTGTTCGTGCGCGGTCGTGCGTTCTATGACTTCGAGTTGAAAGATGACGACCGTCGGCATCGGGAGATCAGCTCGGAGGGGCTCGATGAGGCGGGCTCCAGCGCTGACCTGCTGGATGCTTTCGTCTACGGCAGTTGGACGCTCGATGAGCGCGCCCTCAACGCACGCTTAGGCCGGCAGGTGATCAACTGGGGCGAGGGGCTGTTCTACCAAAACGGTATCGGCGCAACCAACCCGGTGGATATCAACGCCCTGCGCGCACCCGGCTCCGAGATCAAGGAGGCCTTTATGCCGACCTTCATGATCTCCGGCTCATACGAGCTGCGCGATAACCTGACCGTGGAAGGCTACTGGCAACCGGGCTGGGCCTGGGAAGCCTCGAAGATCGATCCGTGTGGCACCTATTTCTCGACCCTCGATGTAATCGGTGAAGGTTGCGATTACCTTTCCGTGGCGCCGCTGCAGGAACCCTTGGTCGGCGGCCGGGCGTTCGACAACCCGCAACAGGCGCAAAACTTTGTGAATGGCCTGTCTCCGGGCGTTGTCAACAACTTGCTCAAAGGCTATCTGCCGACCACCTTTATCCCGCGCAGTAGCGACATCGACGCCGATAGCGCTGCGCAATACGGTGCGTCGCTGCGCTGGTTCGTGCCGCAGTTGAACGATACCGAGTTGGGGCTCTACTACCTGCGCTACAACATGCAGGTGCCGATGATCGGTCTGACGGTGGGTCGCCCGACGAGGCTGCCGGTCGTTGGAGTGCTGCCGGTCGCCAGCACCTCGAACTACTACGCCGAATACCTGGAAAAGCGTGACCTCTATGGCATCAGCTTCAACACCAGCATCGACGGCGACAACATCTTCAACGGTCTGTCGCTGGCCGGTGAGCTGAGCTTCCGGCCGGATACCCCGATTGCCCTGGGCTTGGGCGAATACCTGCCGACCGCGCTACTCGGCAACCTGGCCGGCATGCCCGTCGGTACCCGTCTGGATGGCTACCGCGAGAAGGACATGTTCCAGGCCTCGCTGTCAGCGATCTACAGCTTCAACGGCCTGCTCGGTTCCAACTCGGCGCAACTCCTCTCGGAAGTGGTCGGCAGCCGCGTGCAAGGGTTGGAATCGGATATCGATTATTACGAGGCCACCAGCAGTGCCTATGGCGCCCAGGCCAGCCTGCAACTGACCTATAGCAACGTGTTCAACCTGGTGAACCTGGTGCCCAGCGTCAGCTACCAGTACAGCATCAACGGGGTTGCGCCGCAGTTGACCAACGGCCTGGATGAAGAGGCGCAAAGCTATTCGCTGGGCATCGATGCGATCTACCAAGAGTCCATGACTGTCGGCGCCAAGTATATCGGCTATAGCGGGGGCGGCCTGTCGAACAAGCGCACTGATCGCGACTACCTGAGCCTCAATATCAAGTACAGCTTCTGA
- a CDS encoding alpha/beta fold hydrolase → MEFIKLSTGRFAYTCQGQGVPILLLHGLGSSLLDWQPQIDYLSGFFKVYALDLRGHGASELLRARLGVADMAADVAEFITALECEPCFVVGISMGGMVGFQLLVSNPELVRGFVAVNSAPSFPLDSLWLRSQVALRKVLIHLLGLRVMGKLLAHKLFPYAEQTQLRAQFTERITRNDRVSYLHALRAILGWSTLPAVQVVDTPMLIVAGDRDYTPLAYKQSYVRQLRNARLAVIEDSGHATPLDQPVKFNRLVQQFIDEQLQLAARGSEAVSRKRAATE, encoded by the coding sequence ATGGAATTTATAAAGTTGAGTACTGGGCGTTTTGCCTATACCTGCCAAGGGCAGGGGGTACCGATATTGTTGTTACACGGTTTGGGCTCATCGCTGTTGGATTGGCAGCCGCAAATCGATTATCTGTCGGGTTTTTTCAAGGTATATGCCTTGGACTTGCGCGGGCATGGGGCGAGCGAGTTGCTGCGAGCCCGGTTGGGGGTCGCTGATATGGCGGCGGATGTCGCCGAATTCATCACGGCGCTGGAGTGCGAGCCGTGCTTCGTGGTCGGTATCTCGATGGGCGGCATGGTCGGTTTTCAGTTGCTGGTCAGCAATCCGGAACTGGTGCGTGGCTTTGTGGCGGTCAACAGCGCGCCGAGCTTTCCCTTGGACTCCCTCTGGCTGCGCAGCCAGGTAGCGTTACGCAAGGTATTGATCCACTTGCTGGGGTTGCGCGTCATGGGGAAATTGCTGGCGCACAAGCTGTTCCCCTATGCCGAACAGACGCAACTGCGCGCCCAATTCACCGAACGTATCACGCGCAATGACCGAGTGTCCTACTTGCATGCCCTGCGCGCCATTCTGGGTTGGTCGACGCTGCCTGCCGTGCAAGTGGTCGACACACCGATGCTGATTGTCGCCGGTGACCGGGACTACACCCCCTTGGCCTACAAACAGAGCTATGTGCGGCAACTGCGCAATGCGCGCCTGGCGGTGATTGAAGACTCCGGGCATGCCACGCCGCTGGACCAACCCGTGAAGTTCAATCGACTGGTCCAGCAATTTATCGATGAGCAGCTGCAGTTAGCTGCCCGCGGGTCTGAAGCTGTCAGTCGAAAGCGGGCCGCCACCGAGTGA
- a CDS encoding NAD(P) transhydrogenase subunit alpha: MEDMLISHGIYNLIIFVLAIYVGYHVVWNVTPALHTPLMAVTNAISAIVIVGAMLAAALTVTPLGKTMGTLAVALAAVNVFGGFLVTRRMLEMFKKKAPKAASAAAPVEKH, translated from the coding sequence ATGGAAGACATGCTGATCTCCCACGGCATCTACAACCTGATCATCTTCGTGCTGGCCATCTACGTTGGCTACCACGTCGTATGGAACGTCACCCCGGCCCTGCACACCCCGCTGATGGCCGTTACCAACGCCATCTCGGCGATCGTGATCGTCGGCGCCATGCTGGCCGCCGCCCTCACCGTCACCCCGCTGGGCAAGACCATGGGCACCCTGGCTGTGGCCCTGGCCGCGGTTAACGTGTTCGGTGGCTTCCTGGTCACCCGCCGTATGCTGGAAATGTTCAAGAAGAAGGCGCCGAAAGCAGCATCGGCTGCCGCACCGGTGGAGAAACACTGA
- a CDS encoding DUF1329 domain-containing protein — protein MNNNNNFRRFSRVALVALIAQCALPQAFAKVGGEQAARLDKDLTPMGAERAGNAAGTIPAWDGGLAQSSGALDSAQGYKDPFAADKPLFTITAANAEQYREQLSPGQMAMLKRFPDTWKLPVYPTHRSASYPQQVYAAIKANAQSATLIEKGNGIADFKVATPFPIPQSALEVLWNHLVRYRGDSVKRNYAQAVPQAGGDYFITKIKDLFLFNQAAGDASQENGNVLFYFRQSVLAPARLAGTELLVHETVNQVKEPRLAWLYASGQRRVRRAPNVAYDSPGTASDGMRTTDNFDMFSGAPDKYDWQLVGKQELYVPYNSYKFASRSNKYADIVKPGHVNPDLLRYELHRVWHVRATLKAGMRHQYKQRDFYFDEDSYQILVVDHYDNRDNLWRVGESYTINYYDQPLVWTKGDAVYDLTSGRYVIGILSNEEPADEFSIPLKPTDFTPAQLRRDSLR, from the coding sequence ATGAACAACAACAATAATTTCAGACGATTCAGCCGTGTCGCGCTGGTTGCCTTGATCGCGCAATGCGCATTGCCACAAGCCTTTGCCAAGGTCGGCGGCGAGCAGGCGGCTCGCCTCGATAAAGATCTGACCCCGATGGGTGCGGAGCGCGCCGGCAACGCCGCCGGCACTATTCCGGCGTGGGACGGCGGCCTTGCGCAATCGAGCGGCGCCCTCGATTCGGCGCAGGGTTACAAGGACCCGTTCGCGGCAGACAAACCGCTGTTCACCATAACGGCTGCCAATGCCGAGCAGTATCGCGAGCAACTGAGTCCGGGCCAGATGGCCATGCTCAAGCGCTTTCCCGATACCTGGAAGCTACCGGTCTACCCGACCCATCGCTCCGCCTCCTACCCGCAGCAGGTGTATGCGGCGATCAAGGCCAATGCGCAATCGGCCACGCTGATCGAGAAAGGCAATGGCATTGCGGACTTCAAGGTCGCTACGCCATTCCCTATTCCGCAATCTGCGTTGGAGGTGTTGTGGAACCACTTGGTGCGTTACCGCGGTGACAGCGTCAAGCGCAATTACGCGCAGGCTGTGCCACAGGCCGGCGGTGATTACTTCATCACCAAGATCAAGGATCTGTTCCTCTTCAACCAGGCCGCCGGCGATGCCAGCCAGGAAAACGGCAACGTCCTGTTCTACTTCCGTCAGTCAGTACTGGCTCCGGCCCGACTCGCCGGGACCGAGCTGCTGGTGCACGAGACCGTCAACCAGGTGAAGGAGCCGCGGCTAGCCTGGCTCTATGCGTCTGGTCAGCGGCGGGTACGGCGCGCGCCGAATGTCGCCTATGACTCACCCGGCACGGCGTCCGACGGTATGCGTACCACGGACAACTTCGACATGTTCTCGGGCGCGCCGGACAAATACGACTGGCAGCTGGTGGGTAAGCAGGAGCTGTACGTGCCGTACAACAGTTACAAGTTTGCTTCCCGATCGAATAAATACGCCGACATCGTCAAGCCGGGCCACGTCAACCCCGACTTATTGCGTTACGAGTTACACCGGGTCTGGCACGTCCGCGCAACTTTGAAGGCGGGTATGCGTCACCAATATAAGCAGCGCGACTTTTACTTTGATGAGGACAGTTACCAGATTCTCGTGGTCGATCATTACGACAATCGCGACAACCTTTGGCGCGTAGGCGAGTCCTACACCATCAACTATTACGACCAACCCTTGGTCTGGACGAAAGGTGATGCTGTATATGACTTGACCAGTGGCCGTTATGTCATTGGTATTTTGTCGAATGAAGAACCGGCCGATGAGTTTTCCATTCCATTAAAGCCAACGGACTTCACTCCGGCACAGTTACGGCGGGATAGTTTGCGCTAA
- a CDS encoding DUF1329 domain-containing protein yields the protein MISSRFLPCSCLALSLLASSVMAAVSQQEADQLGTTLTPLGAQKEGSADGKIPAYDGGLAKNAAPINNGFLNDPFASDQPEFTITAQNVDQYKDKLTPGQLAMFKRYPETYKIPVFKTRRTANAPEALYAIAKRSAVQTQSIDGGNGLTNFADTHYYAFPIPKSGVDVVWNHITRYRGGNARRMLAQASPQVNGSFTIVKFDDQVAYPDGMPDLAKEQGANILLMFRQEVTAPARLAGNVTLVHETLDQVKEPRMAWVYNAGQRRVRRAPQVAYDGPGTASDGMRTSDNFDLFNGAPDRYDWKLIGKQEMYIPYNSYRLESNKLKYSDILKAGHINQDLARYELHRVWHVVATLKAGERHIYAKRDLYFDEDSWQASAADHYDGRGQLWRVGEGHAVHHYGQQASIYAVEVLYDLIAGRYVANGMRNEEKRGIQYGGTAKFSDFTPAALRQSGVR from the coding sequence ATGATCAGCTCTCGTTTTCTGCCTTGCAGCTGTCTGGCGCTGTCGCTGCTGGCCAGCAGTGTGATGGCTGCAGTCTCCCAACAAGAAGCCGACCAGCTCGGCACCACGCTCACCCCACTAGGCGCCCAGAAGGAAGGCAGCGCCGATGGCAAGATCCCGGCCTACGATGGCGGCCTGGCGAAGAACGCCGCGCCGATCAACAACGGCTTCCTCAACGATCCGTTCGCCAGCGATCAGCCGGAATTCACCATCACCGCGCAGAACGTTGACCAGTACAAAGACAAACTGACCCCCGGGCAACTGGCGATGTTCAAGCGCTACCCCGAGACCTACAAGATCCCGGTGTTCAAGACCCGCCGCACGGCCAACGCGCCCGAGGCGCTCTACGCGATCGCCAAACGCAGTGCGGTGCAGACCCAGTCGATCGATGGCGGCAATGGCCTGACCAACTTCGCCGACACCCACTACTACGCCTTCCCGATTCCCAAGTCCGGCGTCGATGTGGTGTGGAATCACATCACCCGTTACCGCGGCGGCAATGCCAGGCGCATGCTCGCCCAGGCGTCACCACAGGTGAACGGCAGCTTCACCATCGTGAAGTTCGATGATCAGGTCGCCTATCCCGATGGCATGCCCGATCTGGCCAAGGAGCAGGGCGCCAACATACTGCTGATGTTCCGCCAGGAAGTGACCGCTCCGGCGCGTCTGGCCGGTAACGTCACGCTGGTCCACGAGACCCTCGACCAGGTCAAGGAACCGCGCATGGCGTGGGTCTACAACGCCGGCCAACGCCGCGTGCGACGCGCTCCGCAGGTTGCCTATGACGGCCCCGGCACCGCCTCCGACGGTATGCGCACCTCGGATAACTTCGACTTGTTCAATGGCGCCCCGGACCGCTACGACTGGAAACTGATCGGCAAGCAGGAGATGTATATCCCCTACAACAGCTACCGGCTGGAGTCCAACAAGCTGAAGTACAGCGACATCCTCAAGGCCGGCCATATCAACCAAGATCTGGCCCGCTACGAGCTGCACCGGGTCTGGCATGTGGTCGCCACGCTGAAGGCCGGCGAACGGCACATTTACGCCAAGCGCGACCTGTACTTCGATGAAGACAGCTGGCAAGCCTCTGCCGCCGACCACTACGACGGTCGCGGCCAGTTATGGCGGGTTGGCGAGGGCCATGCCGTGCATCATTACGGCCAGCAGGCTTCGATCTATGCGGTAGAAGTCCTGTATGACCTGATCGCCGGCCGCTATGTCGCTAACGGCATGCGCAACGAGGAGAAACGCGGCATTCAATACGGCGGCACCGCCAAGTTCAGCGACTTCACCCCTGCCGCGCTGCGCCAATCCGGCGTGCGTTAA
- a CDS encoding Re/Si-specific NAD(P)(+) transhydrogenase subunit alpha: MLIGVPLETFTGETRVAATPETIKKLIGAGHQVTVQSGAGVNASVPDGAYEAVGAKIGTAAEAFGADLVLKVTAPNDAELAQFKADGVLVGMLNPFNNETIAKMAGRGITAFALEAAPRTSRAQSLDVLSSQANIAGYKAVMLAANHYPRFMPMLMTAAGTVKAARVLILGAGVAGLQAIATAKRLGAVIEASDVRPTVKEQIESLGAKFVDVPYETDEERECAVGVGGYARPMPASWMARQAQAVHEKAKLADIVITTALIPGRAAPVLLKEETVKEMKPGSVVIDLAAAQGGNCPLTEAEQVVIKHGVTIVGYSNLAAMVPADASALYARNLQDFLKLVIDGEGKFHLNLEDDIVAACLMCRDGQVVRKNG; the protein is encoded by the coding sequence GTGCTCATTGGTGTTCCCCTCGAGACCTTTACCGGCGAGACGCGGGTTGCCGCGACCCCGGAAACGATTAAGAAACTGATCGGCGCTGGCCATCAGGTCACTGTCCAGAGCGGCGCCGGCGTCAATGCCAGCGTTCCGGACGGTGCCTATGAGGCTGTCGGTGCCAAGATCGGTACTGCCGCAGAGGCTTTTGGCGCCGACCTGGTGCTCAAAGTAACGGCCCCGAACGATGCCGAACTGGCTCAGTTCAAAGCCGATGGTGTGCTGGTTGGCATGCTCAACCCGTTCAACAACGAAACCATCGCCAAAATGGCTGGACGCGGTATCACCGCCTTCGCCCTCGAAGCCGCGCCGCGTACCTCGCGGGCGCAGAGCCTCGACGTGCTGTCCTCGCAAGCCAACATCGCCGGCTACAAGGCCGTGATGCTCGCTGCCAATCACTATCCGCGCTTCATGCCGATGCTGATGACCGCTGCTGGTACCGTAAAGGCCGCCCGCGTGCTGATTCTCGGCGCCGGTGTCGCCGGTCTGCAGGCCATCGCCACAGCCAAGCGCCTGGGTGCCGTAATTGAAGCCTCGGACGTACGTCCGACGGTGAAAGAGCAGATCGAATCGCTCGGCGCCAAGTTCGTCGACGTGCCGTACGAGACTGACGAAGAGCGCGAATGCGCTGTCGGTGTCGGCGGTTACGCCCGTCCGATGCCGGCCAGCTGGATGGCCCGTCAGGCCCAGGCTGTACACGAGAAGGCCAAGCTGGCCGACATCGTCATCACCACCGCGCTGATTCCTGGCCGCGCCGCACCGGTGCTGCTCAAGGAAGAAACCGTCAAGGAGATGAAGCCCGGTTCCGTGGTCATCGACCTGGCCGCCGCTCAGGGTGGCAACTGCCCGCTGACCGAAGCCGAACAGGTAGTGATCAAGCACGGCGTGACCATCGTCGGCTACAGCAACCTGGCGGCCATGGTGCCGGCGGATGCTTCGGCCCTGTACGCACGCAACCTGCAGGACTTCCTCAAGCTGGTCATCGACGGCGAAGGCAAGTTCCACCTCAATCTCGAAGACGACATCGTCGCCGCGTGCCTGATGTGCCGCGACGGTCAAGTCGTCCGCAAGAACGGATAA